In the genome of Natronorubrum daqingense, the window TGGTAACCCCGCAGCGGTGGTCATGGAAGAGATTCCACGAACATACCGCGACCGTCCCGACTGTGCGACGTGGGAGAGTGCCTGCAAAATCATCCAATATATGCCGGATCCTCGCGACAAGACCGTCGCGATCGTTCTTGCAAAGACTGGCTGTCGTCTTCTCGAGGGACTCTCGATTCGAGAAGAGGATCTGATGTTCGAAGAGGGGTTCATCAGGCTCCGGAATCGAAAAGGAGGGAGACAAACGGTAGTTCCCGTCGACGATGAGACGATCAACGCCGAGTGGGACCACGGCGAGAATCGCGAGCAAGTACCAGAGAACGCCGTCTATCCCCTTGAACATCGAGTAGCTGGCTTGTAAACACTTGGTCAGGTTAGAGTCTCAGCTGAGGCGCTAAAAATCACGCTGATTACTCCTATCGAATGTTACATTGAACCGTTACTGCCAGATGTTCGTGTGGGAAATGATTCTGTGACCTCTCATTGTAGATCAAGGAATGGCACCTGTAAATCGATGGCCTCGGCACTCATAGGGCTCGTCACAACCGAATGCCGAGTCCGGCTCGGAGCGAGTGAATCGTCATCGGCCACTCGAGTCTAACGCAGTCGCTCCAAAGACGGTTTGGATTGTGCGAGAGAACGAATTTCGAACTTACGTGCTCGAGCCGTTGGCGAACGCGGCGTTGAACTCGTCGATCAGGTTCTCGAGTTGGGCCCGGTTCTGATAGGAGAACGTTCGTGGGGCGTGCTCGGTCGTCAGCTGCGTCGTCGCAACTGCCATCGGCTCCGGTGTCTGGGTTGGTCGGTCGGGCTGTGCGTCGGTGTGTGGGTGTTGGGTGCTCATTGTCGGTCGGTGTATGACGTTCGTCGAAATCAGTACGGACTCGTCTGGATGCAGGGGCGAAGTTACGCTACTACGTGTACGACCGACATCTGTACTCACCTCTTCAGCCTCCTTGGTTATAAAAGTTCATGATAGATAATCGTGCCAGTTGTAGAGGGATGAAAACAAGTGCCATGGGTATGGGTGTAATTCGACTCGAGCGACGACACGAGTTGTCGTCCCTGTCCAGTCTGTGATCGGCTGGGAGGCTCGCTCACTGGTGTCGAACCGATGGCCGACTACGCATTCCCGTGGGTGTGAAGGTGGTCTCGGAACGCTCGAGTAACAGTCGCTGAGGGCGCTTTCTCCGAAGTGAGGGGTGTAACTCGCGTGTTCGTGTCGTCGCGAATCTGTTTCCACCAGCAATAACGCACCGACGGGTCAGTCGCCTCCGGTCGGGTCGGGGCCGTCGTCCGAAGCCGGGATGAGGTGGTGGACGACGAGGAGTACGATGGTTCCGGTTCCGATTCCGATGAATGCCGAGGGGACCGCGCCGATTCCACCGTCGATAAGATCGGTGCCGAGTCCGAGGATCCCACCGCCGGCGACCGCGGCGACGATCGCTCGCCCATCGAGGTCGGACCAGTACATCGCGACGTAGACGGGAACGAGGAACGCGCTGGTCAACAACACCGCGCGGAGATTGTACAGTTCGATGATCGTCCCCGGCGGATCGACCGCGGCCGCAGTTGCAGAGATTCCGAAGACGACGGTCGCGATTCGAGAGACCGTCATCAGACGCGTTTCGGCCGCATCGGGCTTGAAGTAACTGTAGATGTCTCGAGCCGTCGTGATACCCGTCGAGTGAAGCCGCGTGTCGGTGGTCGAGAGAATCGCGCTCATCACGGCGAGGATGATGACGACGCCGATTCCCGTCGAGACGTAGTCAGTAATGAGGACGGGGAACGCGGCATCGGGGTCGTCGACGGCTAATCCGCTCTCGAGCAACGCGACGGTCGTTGCGCCGCCGAGGATGATGAGCAGCGAGTAAAATATCGACAACACTGCGCCCGCTCCTGCGAGGTGAATCTTCGCCGTCCGGATGTCTCTGGTTGCGGCGATCCGGATGAGCATATTCTGTTCGGTGAATATCGATCCAAAGAACGCGACGATCGTCGCTGCGATCATGAGGGCGGTGTAGGTACCCTCGTTCGTCGGATGGACCAACGCGGAGTCGACTGCGGCGAGTTCGGCGTTGATCGCGGTGAAACTACCGAGATCGAACAGCATATAGACGAACGTGAT includes:
- a CDS encoding sodium:solute symporter family protein, translated to MIDLIPGDANPYYLAAFVLYMLLILGLGVWGYTRTNDVMDFWVFGQDMGPTLATWSLIANFVSSVSVIGFIGSVYVEGYSLMTHTILGLMLGISGLYFVVGRVRALNVLTLPDLIAEVSGYDVARPISGSVLLANAWLYLIMQLVGASLLITAITGVPYEYMVWVIGAVFIIYTVLGGLVSVAWTDLVQGVIMVAAVAITFVYMLFDLGSFTAINAELAAVDSALVHPTNEGTYTALMIAATIVAFFGSIFTEQNMLIRIAATRDIRTAKIHLAGAGAVLSIFYSLLIILGGATTVALLESGLAVDDPDAAFPVLITDYVSTGIGVVIILAVMSAILSTTDTRLHSTGITTARDIYSYFKPDAAETRLMTVSRIATVVFGISATAAAVDPPGTIIELYNLRAVLLTSAFLVPVYVAMYWSDLDGRAIVAAVAGGGILGLGTDLIDGGIGAVPSAFIGIGTGTIVLLVVHHLIPASDDGPDPTGGD